A single Planctomycetota bacterium DNA region contains:
- a CDS encoding TraR/DksA family transcriptional regulator, protein MARKDALVNLRTILVRRRDALRSALAGDLSLLKELRSESPGDMIDAALDSAQDEISSQLAEVESRELAHIENALERMKSGEYGLCEVCSCKIPMARLHALPYATMCISCQRDSERTGFRPSREEAEDSFAGDVELDVG, encoded by the coding sequence ATGGCACGCAAAGACGCCCTCGTGAACCTGCGGACGATCCTCGTCCGCCGACGGGATGCCCTGCGCAGTGCTCTGGCAGGCGACCTGTCGTTGCTCAAGGAGTTGCGCAGCGAGTCGCCGGGCGACATGATCGATGCCGCCCTCGATTCGGCCCAGGACGAGATCAGTTCGCAGCTCGCCGAGGTGGAGAGCCGCGAATTGGCCCACATCGAGAATGCGCTGGAGCGGATGAAATCGGGCGAGTACGGGCTCTGCGAAGTCTGTTCCTGCAAGATCCCGATGGCCCGCCTCCATGCCCTGCCCTACGCGACGATGTGCATCTCCTGCCAGCGCGACAGCGAGCGGACCGGATTCCGGCCATCGCGTGAGGAGGCCGAAGACAGCTTCGCCGGCGACGTCGAGCTCGACGTCGGCTAG
- a CDS encoding aspartate aminotransferase family protein yields MNAAFDPERFRREGRAVVDWLADYWATLADRPVSLPVEPGAVRRQLPAAAPDTPEPLAAVLADLDRVILPALTHWQHPGFFAYFPASTAPPSILGELLAAGLGVQGMLWSTSPACTELETHVLDWLADLLGLPARLTSRGPGGGVILDSASSGVLVALLAARERATAGITNGAGMAATPAPLTVYASADAHSCVEKALGIAGLGRGALRRIAVAADGGLDAAALSDRLAADAAAGCRPCLVVATVGTTARGGIDPVLAIAAAAARHGAWVHVDAAWAGTAALCPEWRADLVAGTDAIDSWGTNPHKWLQVNFDCHCLWLADRAPVVRALSVKPEYLRNAATESGAVIDYSDWQVPLGRRFRALKLWLTLRLTGAEALRGRIRDHVHWAGWFAERVAADDRLVLLCPPSLALVCFAAAGGDAATTILLERINATGRVLMSQARVAGRTAIRLAVGSPTTRREHVEGAWDTVVAGLSQMPDGAPDRPG; encoded by the coding sequence ATGAACGCGGCGTTCGATCCGGAGCGGTTCCGCCGCGAGGGGAGGGCGGTGGTCGACTGGTTGGCCGACTACTGGGCGACGCTCGCCGACCGCCCGGTGAGCCTGCCGGTGGAACCGGGGGCGGTGCGCCGGCAACTCCCCGCCGCGGCCCCCGACACGCCCGAGCCGCTCGCCGCGGTTCTCGCCGATCTCGATCGGGTGATCCTGCCGGCGCTGACCCACTGGCAGCACCCCGGGTTCTTCGCTTACTTCCCGGCCAGCACCGCTCCGCCGTCGATTCTCGGCGAGCTGCTCGCCGCCGGGCTCGGCGTCCAGGGGATGCTGTGGTCGACCTCCCCGGCCTGTACCGAGCTCGAGACCCACGTCCTCGATTGGCTGGCGGACCTGCTGGGCCTGCCGGCGCGGCTCACCAGCCGCGGCCCCGGCGGCGGCGTGATCCTCGACTCGGCGTCGAGCGGCGTGCTGGTGGCGCTGCTGGCGGCGCGGGAACGCGCCACCGCCGGAATCACCAACGGCGCCGGCATGGCGGCCACCCCGGCGCCGCTGACGGTCTATGCCAGTGCCGACGCCCATTCGTGTGTGGAAAAGGCGCTCGGCATCGCCGGCCTCGGCCGGGGGGCTTTGCGCCGGATTGCCGTCGCTGCCGACGGCGGCCTCGATGCCGCCGCGCTGAGCGACAGGCTGGCCGCCGACGCCGCCGCCGGCTGCCGCCCCTGCCTCGTCGTGGCGACCGTCGGCACGACGGCGCGCGGGGGCATCGATCCGGTGTTGGCGATCGCCGCCGCGGCCGCGCGGCACGGCGCCTGGGTGCATGTCGACGCCGCCTGGGCGGGCACGGCGGCACTGTGCCCCGAATGGCGTGCCGACCTCGTCGCCGGAACCGACGCGATCGACAGCTGGGGCACCAATCCGCACAAGTGGCTGCAGGTCAACTTCGATTGCCACTGCCTGTGGCTCGCCGACCGGGCTCCAGTGGTCCGCGCCTTGTCGGTGAAACCGGAGTACCTGCGGAACGCCGCCACAGAAAGTGGCGCCGTGATCGACTACAGCGACTGGCAGGTGCCCTTGGGGCGGCGTTTCCGGGCGCTCAAGCTGTGGCTCACGCTCCGCCTCACTGGAGCCGAAGCGCTGCGCGGGCGGATCCGCGACCATGTCCACTGGGCCGGATGGTTCGCCGAACGGGTGGCAGCCGACGACCGGCTCGTGCTCCTCTGCCCACCGAGCCTGGCGCTGGTCTGCTTCGCCGCTGCCGGCGGCGACGCCGCCACCACGATCCTCCTCGAGCGGATCAACGCCACCGGCCGGGTGCTGATGAGCCAGGCGCGGGTCGCCGGGCGAACGGCGATCCGGCTGGCAGTCGGCTCCCCGACCACGCGGCGCGAACATGTCGAGGGGGCGTGGGACACCGTCGTGGCGGGCCTGAGCCAGATGCCCGACGGCGCCCCGGACCGCCCCGGGTGA
- a CDS encoding trypsin-like serine protease — MSACRPLASFRNRSVVVLAIAVTSTVCPSVADEPPAIPDAVGGTGVPRVDPVRPARLSAAERERLYGQVAREAEYLERQGAQLRRLTLLLRPTVVHIDARKPALRPRAGKASEEEAGSGVITSIAGRTVVITNRHVVNRAELDNITIRLDDGRELSPRRLWSDAGTDIAVLEITGTELETARLAAGDTVEIGDTVLAIGSPFGLSHSVTMGIVSAKGRRDLELGDERVRFQDFIQTDAAINPGNSGGPLVNLRGEVVGLNTAIASNSGGSEGIGFAIPAGMVEFVARQLVENGKVARGYLGVALDNSFNRQSAERLGMVRPVGARVTGVTPGSPADLAGLLADDVILEFSGLSVEDDDHLVSLVSTTPTDREVGLVVFRDRGRVALRLRVASRDQYEPR, encoded by the coding sequence ATGTCCGCCTGCAGGCCTCTGGCTTCGTTTCGCAACCGCTCCGTCGTGGTGCTGGCCATCGCCGTCACCTCGACGGTGTGTCCGTCGGTCGCCGACGAGCCCCCGGCAATTCCGGATGCGGTCGGCGGTACGGGCGTCCCGCGTGTCGATCCGGTCCGCCCCGCGCGGCTTTCGGCAGCCGAGCGCGAACGGCTCTACGGGCAGGTGGCCCGGGAGGCCGAGTACCTCGAGCGGCAGGGCGCCCAGCTGCGCCGGCTCACCCTCCTCCTCCGGCCGACGGTCGTCCACATCGACGCCCGCAAGCCCGCGCTCCGTCCGCGGGCGGGCAAGGCGAGCGAGGAGGAGGCCGGCTCGGGAGTGATCACGTCGATCGCCGGACGGACGGTCGTGATCACCAACCGCCATGTCGTCAACCGGGCGGAACTCGACAACATCACCATCCGCCTCGACGACGGCCGTGAACTTTCGCCGCGGCGTCTCTGGTCCGATGCCGGCACCGATATCGCGGTCCTCGAGATCACCGGCACCGAGCTCGAGACGGCGCGGCTGGCAGCGGGAGACACGGTCGAGATCGGCGACACCGTGCTGGCGATCGGCAGCCCGTTCGGGCTGTCGCACTCGGTGACGATGGGGATCGTGTCGGCGAAGGGGCGCCGCGATCTCGAGCTCGGCGACGAGCGCGTCCGGTTCCAGGACTTCATCCAGACCGACGCCGCGATCAATCCGGGCAACAGTGGCGGGCCGCTGGTCAATCTCCGTGGCGAGGTCGTCGGCCTCAACACCGCGATCGCCAGCAACTCCGGCGGCAGCGAGGGGATCGGATTCGCGATCCCGGCCGGTATGGTCGAGTTCGTCGCCCGCCAACTGGTCGAGAACGGCAAGGTGGCGCGCGGTTACCTCGGTGTCGCCCTCGACAATTCGTTCAATCGTCAGTCGGCGGAGCGCCTCGGCATGGTGCGGCCGGTGGGGGCACGCGTCACCGGCGTCACCCCCGGGTCGCCGGCCGACCTGGCGGGCCTGCTGGCCGACGACGTGATCCTCGAGTTCAGCGGACTGTCGGTCGAGGACGACGATCATCTGGTCAGCCTGGTGAGCACCACGCCGACCGATCGCGAGGTCGGTCTGGTCGTCTTCCGCGACCGCGGTCGTGTGGCGCTGCGCCTCCGCGTCGCCAGCCGCGACCAATACGAGCCGCGGTGA
- a CDS encoding nucleoside hydrolase — translation MARKVILDIDPGIDDALALTLALFDPRLEVLAVTATAGCVGHEQATANLQALVNFLDPPRLPRLGSAPADVELAPWPYRLDGSDGLGGIDLPQVSLHGSHVAEKVITETVRAHPRQVTLVALGPLTNLARSFRRDPTLVELLQEVVVCGGTLRGTGDATAVADTNFAADPLSARAVIREPVAKVLVPLETIGQVALGFDLLDQLPDETSRGGALVRRMLPHAYRAQRQVLGSEGITLPGTVALASVVHPALFERTAVVADVETSGELTAGMLVIDRRQARTGSPTADIVSGCDAAGVVDFLIRGLQAAAAAT, via the coding sequence GTGGCCCGCAAGGTGATTCTCGACATCGACCCCGGGATCGACGACGCCCTCGCCCTGACGCTGGCGCTGTTCGACCCACGGTTGGAGGTGCTCGCGGTGACCGCCACGGCGGGGTGCGTCGGTCACGAGCAGGCGACGGCCAATCTCCAGGCTCTCGTCAATTTCCTCGATCCCCCTCGGCTGCCGCGCCTCGGCAGTGCCCCGGCCGACGTCGAACTCGCCCCCTGGCCCTACCGTCTCGACGGCAGCGACGGCCTCGGCGGGATCGACCTGCCCCAGGTGTCGCTCCACGGCAGCCACGTGGCCGAGAAAGTCATCACCGAAACGGTCCGGGCCCATCCCCGGCAGGTAACGCTCGTCGCCCTCGGCCCGTTGACCAATCTCGCCCGGTCTTTCCGCCGTGATCCGACGCTCGTCGAACTGCTCCAGGAGGTGGTGGTCTGTGGCGGCACGCTCCGTGGCACCGGCGATGCGACAGCCGTCGCCGACACCAATTTCGCCGCCGACCCCCTCTCCGCCCGCGCGGTGATCCGCGAACCGGTGGCCAAGGTCCTGGTGCCGCTGGAGACGATCGGGCAGGTGGCGCTGGGGTTCGACCTGCTCGACCAGCTTCCCGACGAGACCTCGCGGGGCGGCGCGCTGGTCCGGCGGATGCTGCCGCACGCCTACCGGGCCCAGCGGCAGGTGCTCGGCAGCGAGGGGATCACGCTCCCCGGCACGGTCGCCCTGGCGTCGGTCGTCCATCCCGCGTTGTTCGAACGGACGGCGGTCGTCGCCGACGTCGAGACCAGCGGCGAATTGACCGCCGGGATGCTCGTCATCGATCGCCGCCAGGCCCGCACCGGCAGCCCCACCGCCGACATCGTCTCGGGATGCGATGCCGCCGGGGTCGTCGATTTCCTGATCCGCGGCCTCCAGGCGGCTGCCGCAGCGACCTGA